A window of Pantoea agglomerans contains these coding sequences:
- the ruvA gene encoding Holliday junction branch migration protein RuvA, giving the protein MIGRLRGNILEKQPPLVLIEAHGVGYEVHMPMTCFYELPELNHEAVIFTHFVVREDAQLLFGFNNKQERALFRELIKTNGVGPKLALAILSGMSAQQFVTAVEKEEIAALIKLPGVGKKTAERLVVEMKDRFKGLHGDLFSGESAFTLTAPHAEPESNDAEAEAVAALVSLGYKPQEASRMISKVGKPDADCETLIREALRAAI; this is encoded by the coding sequence TCTGGAAAAGCAGCCGCCGCTGGTGCTGATCGAAGCGCACGGCGTGGGTTATGAAGTGCATATGCCGATGACCTGTTTTTATGAGCTGCCTGAACTGAACCATGAAGCGGTGATTTTTACCCACTTTGTGGTGCGTGAAGACGCGCAGCTGCTGTTCGGCTTCAACAACAAACAAGAGCGCGCGCTGTTTCGCGAGCTGATTAAAACCAACGGCGTCGGGCCTAAGCTGGCGCTGGCGATCCTCTCCGGCATGTCGGCGCAGCAGTTCGTGACGGCGGTGGAGAAAGAGGAGATCGCCGCGCTGATCAAGCTGCCGGGCGTTGGCAAGAAAACCGCCGAGCGTCTGGTGGTTGAGATGAAGGACCGCTTTAAAGGGCTGCATGGCGACCTCTTCTCTGGCGAATCCGCCTTTACGCTTACCGCGCCGCATGCCGAGCCGGAAAGCAACGACGCCGAGGCCGAAGCGGTTGCGGCGCTGGTGTCGCTGGGTTATAAACCGCAGGAAGCCAGCCGTATGATAAGCAAGGTTGGCAAGCCTGACGCAGACTGCGAAA